A genomic stretch from Actinomadura rubteroloni includes:
- a CDS encoding terpene synthase family protein: protein MERTLTAADLELPPIYCPLEPAINPAATRVERRAIAWIDESGLWADARERARIIGSRGTDFFARFAPGADDDRLLATALWVYWGFAFDDGRCDTGHYSIRPAEFVPMAARVQRALECPAPAARGDAYAVALQDIGERFRRLATPVQFQRFVAAHRAWLTGVMWQVSYQARRHMPDLEDYITMRLHSAGGAPAYAMLEIAHGAEVPAAEMDAPAVRALTEMAILTAALDNDRHSFVRELDGGQNIYTVLLDQNGGDVRTAVRTAVRLRDRVFQRFLRLRERTRPGLGDAGRAYLDGLAYGIRGNAEWGQRTPRHLDADATGPGEPVGGPIVWAERPADSGDEPVPLPTIAWWWDL, encoded by the coding sequence GTGGAAAGGACCCTGACGGCGGCCGATCTCGAATTGCCGCCGATCTACTGCCCCTTGGAACCGGCGATCAACCCGGCGGCGACACGCGTCGAACGGCGCGCCATCGCGTGGATCGACGAATCGGGCCTGTGGGCCGACGCGCGGGAACGCGCGAGAATCATCGGCAGCCGCGGGACCGACTTCTTCGCGCGGTTCGCGCCGGGCGCCGACGACGACCGGCTCCTCGCCACCGCGCTATGGGTGTACTGGGGTTTCGCCTTCGACGACGGCCGCTGCGACACCGGGCACTACAGCATCCGCCCGGCCGAGTTCGTGCCGATGGCCGCCCGCGTCCAACGCGCGCTGGAATGCCCGGCGCCGGCCGCTCGCGGGGACGCCTACGCGGTCGCGCTACAGGATATCGGCGAGCGATTCCGGCGGCTCGCAACGCCCGTCCAGTTCCAGCGGTTCGTCGCCGCGCACCGCGCCTGGCTGACCGGCGTGATGTGGCAGGTGTCGTATCAGGCGCGCCGCCACATGCCGGATCTCGAAGATTACATCACGATGCGCCTCCATTCCGCCGGCGGCGCACCCGCCTACGCGATGCTGGAGATCGCGCACGGCGCCGAGGTGCCCGCCGCCGAGATGGACGCGCCCGCCGTCCGCGCGCTCACCGAAATGGCGATCCTGACCGCCGCACTGGACAACGACCGCCATTCCTTCGTCCGTGAACTGGACGGCGGCCAGAACATCTACACCGTGCTGCTGGACCAGAACGGCGGCGACGTCCGGACCGCCGTGCGCACCGCCGTGCGCCTGCGCGACCGCGTGTTCCAGCGCTTCCTGCGGCTGCGCGAGCGGACCCGGCCCGGCCTCGGCGACGCGGGCCGCGCCTACCTGGACGGCCTCGCCTACGGCATTCGCGGCAACGCCGAATGGGGGCAGCGCACACCGCGCCACCTCGACGCGGACGCGACGGGGCCGGGCGAACCTGTCGGCGGCCCGATCGTCTGGGCCGAGCGTCCCGCCGACTCCGGCGACGAGCCGGTCCCCCTTCCCACCATCGCCTGGTGGTGGGACCTGTGA
- a CDS encoding zinc-binding alcohol dehydrogenase family protein: MAATMRAWEVAAPAPIEDGPLRLVERPVPEPGAGELLVHVRTCGVCRTDLHVAEGDLPVHRTHVVPGHEVVGEVAALGAGAEGFAVGDRVGVAWLRHTDGTCKFCRRGAENLCPDSRYTGWDADGGYAEYTTVPAAFAYRLPPGVGDVAFAPLLCAGIIGHHALRRAAVPPGGRLGIYGFGGSAHLCAQVALAQGTTVHVLTRGEEARRLALDLGAASAAGPADAPPEPLDGAILFAPAGDLVPVALRALDRGGVLAVAGIHLSDTPPLVYERELFYERELRSVTSNTRADGREFLDLAARHGVRATTTEYPLSRAPDALNDLKAGRFPGAAVLVNDFS; the protein is encoded by the coding sequence ATGGCCGCGACGATGCGGGCGTGGGAGGTGGCGGCGCCCGCGCCGATCGAGGACGGGCCGTTGCGCCTGGTGGAACGGCCGGTTCCCGAGCCCGGTGCCGGGGAGTTGCTCGTCCATGTCCGGACATGTGGAGTGTGCCGCACGGACCTGCACGTCGCCGAGGGCGATCTGCCCGTCCATCGGACGCACGTCGTGCCGGGGCACGAAGTCGTCGGGGAGGTCGCGGCGCTCGGCGCGGGGGCGGAAGGCTTCGCGGTCGGCGATCGGGTCGGCGTCGCCTGGCTGCGGCACACCGACGGGACGTGCAAGTTCTGCCGACGCGGCGCGGAGAACCTGTGCCCGGACTCGCGCTACACCGGCTGGGACGCCGACGGTGGGTATGCCGAGTACACGACCGTCCCGGCCGCGTTCGCCTACCGGCTGCCGCCGGGGGTCGGGGACGTGGCGTTCGCGCCGCTGCTGTGCGCCGGGATCATCGGCCATCACGCGTTGCGCCGTGCGGCGGTGCCGCCGGGCGGACGGCTCGGGATCTACGGGTTCGGCGGCAGCGCCCATCTGTGCGCGCAGGTCGCGCTCGCGCAGGGGACGACCGTCCACGTCCTGACGCGCGGGGAGGAGGCGCGGCGGCTGGCGCTCGATCTCGGCGCCGCGTCCGCCGCCGGGCCCGCCGACGCGCCGCCCGAGCCGCTGGACGGCGCGATCCTGTTCGCGCCCGCCGGGGACCTCGTGCCGGTCGCGTTGCGCGCTTTGGACCGGGGCGGTGTGCTCGCGGTCGCGGGCATCCACCTCAGCGACACGCCGCCGCTCGTGTACGAGCGCGAGCTGTTCTACGAGCGGGAGTTGCGCAGCGTCACGTCCAACACCCGCGCGGACGGCCGCGAGTTCCTCGACCTGGCGGCGAGGCACGGCGTCCGCGCGACGACCACCGAGTATCCGCTGTCGCGTGCGCCGGACGCCCTCAACGATCTCAAGGCGGGCCGTTTTCCCGGCGCGGCCGTCCTCGTCAACGACTTCTCCTGA
- a CDS encoding MFS transporter — translation MPSFLATGRGKLTLALLCVIAFLDFADASIVNVALPAMRADLGFSVQSLQWVPSGYLLTYGGFMLLGGRAADLLGRRRVLVAGTLLFAASSLAGGLAPGAGTLVGARLVQGAGAALMLPAALSILTTAFREGADRNTALGVWGGVAGLASAAGVLLGGLLTDGPGWRWVMLVNPPVAVLALLGVFALIERDRPAARTTGFDLPGAVLVTGALLLLVFTLVKAPDVGWDAARTVGGLAGAAVLLTAFVANELRARDPLLPLSIFRIRGLAAADTTQLIAVAGFISMFFFLSLYMENVLGFSPLRTGAAYLPLCAGVAVTAGVSSRLIARVGTRPLIVGGLLVTAAGLFWLARIPVDGSYAADVLPGTLVASLGLGPVFVAVTAAANAGVPAARAGLAAALLNASQQVGAALGLAIFSALATARTGDLLAAGRPAADALTGGFQRALLACACFVLAASVVALRTRDTRSEHPEPAARVPEPVR, via the coding sequence ATGCCGTCCTTCCTCGCCACCGGACGCGGCAAGCTCACGCTCGCCCTGCTCTGCGTGATCGCGTTCCTCGACTTCGCCGACGCCTCGATCGTCAACGTCGCGCTGCCCGCCATGCGCGCCGACCTCGGCTTCTCCGTCCAGAGCCTGCAGTGGGTGCCGAGCGGCTACCTGCTCACCTACGGCGGGTTCATGCTGCTCGGCGGACGGGCCGCGGACCTGCTCGGCCGCCGCCGCGTCCTCGTCGCCGGGACGCTCCTGTTCGCCGCGTCGTCGCTGGCCGGCGGCCTCGCCCCGGGCGCCGGGACGCTCGTCGGGGCGCGTCTGGTCCAAGGCGCGGGCGCGGCGCTCATGCTCCCGGCCGCGCTCTCGATCCTCACCACCGCGTTCCGTGAGGGCGCCGACCGGAACACCGCGCTCGGCGTGTGGGGCGGCGTCGCGGGGCTCGCGTCCGCCGCCGGGGTGCTGCTCGGCGGGCTGCTCACCGACGGCCCCGGCTGGCGCTGGGTCATGCTCGTCAACCCGCCGGTCGCCGTGCTCGCCCTGCTCGGCGTGTTCGCGCTGATCGAGCGGGACCGGCCCGCCGCCCGGACGACCGGCTTCGACCTCCCCGGCGCCGTCCTCGTCACGGGCGCGCTGCTGCTCCTGGTGTTCACGCTGGTCAAGGCCCCGGACGTCGGCTGGGACGCGGCCCGCACCGTCGGCGGCCTCGCGGGCGCCGCCGTCCTGCTGACGGCGTTCGTCGCCAACGAACTGCGCGCCCGCGACCCGCTCCTGCCGCTGTCGATCTTCCGGATCCGGGGTCTCGCGGCGGCCGACACGACCCAGCTCATCGCGGTCGCGGGCTTCATCTCGATGTTCTTCTTCCTCAGCCTCTACATGGAGAACGTGCTCGGCTTCTCGCCGCTGCGGACCGGCGCGGCGTACCTGCCGCTGTGCGCGGGCGTCGCCGTGACGGCGGGCGTCTCGTCCCGGCTCATCGCCCGCGTCGGCACCCGTCCGCTGATCGTCGGCGGGCTGCTCGTCACGGCGGCGGGCCTGTTCTGGCTGGCGCGGATCCCGGTGGACGGCTCGTACGCCGCCGACGTCCTGCCCGGCACGCTCGTCGCCTCGCTCGGGCTCGGCCCGGTGTTCGTGGCGGTCACGGCGGCGGCGAACGCGGGCGTCCCGGCCGCCCGGGCCGGGCTCGCCGCCGCGCTGCTCAACGCGTCGCAGCAGGTCGGGGCCGCGCTCGGCCTCGCGATCTTCTCGGCGCTGGCGACGGCCCGCACCGGCGACCTGCTCGCGGCCGGACGCCCGGCGGCGGACGCGCTGACCGGCGGATTCCAGCGGGCGCTGCTGGCGTGCGCGTGCTTCGTGCTCGCGGCGTCCGTCGTGGCGCTCCGGACGCGCGACACCCGCAGCGAGCACCCCGAACCGGCCGCGCGGGTCCCCGAGCCCGTCCGCTGA
- a CDS encoding hemerythrin domain-containing protein — protein sequence MSDQKIDTSMMYAVHDAFQRDMDRFAGLAERGAALDGPDVAACWTRFTRFLHIHHTAEDTHLWPVLQERVAGGPGEAVLERMEREHRDLTALLDAFQHDPERHAGRLRAAMTEHCEHEEELALPLVQNLLTPDEWNAFGDEQRRRLGIGGAASFFPWLLDGADETARRSVLGHLPPPVRIVYRAVWRPRYLRGPRLPALAGV from the coding sequence ATGAGCGACCAGAAGATCGACACCTCGATGATGTACGCCGTCCACGACGCGTTCCAGCGCGACATGGACCGGTTCGCGGGCCTGGCCGAGCGCGGAGCGGCGCTGGACGGCCCGGACGTCGCCGCCTGCTGGACGCGTTTCACCCGCTTCCTCCACATCCACCACACCGCCGAGGACACACATCTGTGGCCCGTCCTCCAGGAACGTGTCGCAGGCGGACCCGGCGAAGCCGTCCTGGAGCGCATGGAACGCGAACACCGCGACCTGACCGCGCTGCTCGACGCCTTCCAGCACGACCCCGAACGCCACGCCGGACGGCTCCGCGCCGCGATGACCGAGCACTGCGAGCACGAGGAGGAACTGGCGCTGCCGCTCGTCCAGAACCTCCTGACCCCGGACGAGTGGAACGCCTTCGGCGACGAACAGCGCCGACGGCTCGGCATCGGCGGCGCCGCGTCCTTCTTCCCCTGGCTGCTGGACGGCGCCGACGAGACCGCCCGCCGCAGCGTCCTCGGCCATCTGCCGCCGCCCGTCCGGATCGTCTACCGCGCGGTGTGGCGCCCCCGGTACCTGCGCGGTCCCCGCCTGCCCGCCCTCGCCGGCGTCTGA
- a CDS encoding polyprenyl synthetase family protein — MDRLRSRVDAVLAAFLDARLDTVRDGAVRTAFRTVRDFVLDGGDRVRPLLCYWGWRGAGGDDRPEVVRAAAALEVFHAFRLIHDDVMDGGDLRRGRPSLHRALAGQHAARRWRGDSERFGLGTALLLGDLCMAWADELLTGCGLEPARLAAARPYYDDMRSEVFYGRYLDLLEQARGPSSPQRSLTVARYKTAKYTVERPLQLGGALAGAPPELLAAYSAFGLAAGEAFQLRDDVLGTFGDPSVTGRSRLDDLRAGKPTVLIAHALERADPAQRRVIETLHGDRALDEDGAARLRAVITATGAPAAVEAMIRERDAAALEILAAAPVPEQARLALEELTTAALRRTA; from the coding sequence ATGGACCGGCTCCGCAGCCGCGTCGACGCGGTGCTCGCCGCATTCCTCGACGCCCGGCTGGACACCGTCCGCGACGGCGCGGTGCGGACGGCCTTCCGCACCGTCCGCGACTTCGTGCTGGACGGCGGCGATCGCGTCCGGCCGCTGCTCTGTTACTGGGGCTGGCGCGGCGCGGGCGGCGACGACCGTCCCGAGGTCGTCCGCGCGGCGGCGGCGCTGGAGGTCTTCCACGCGTTCCGCCTGATCCACGACGACGTCATGGACGGCGGCGACCTGCGGCGCGGCCGGCCGTCCCTGCACCGCGCGCTCGCAGGCCAGCACGCCGCGCGGCGCTGGCGCGGCGACTCCGAGCGGTTCGGGCTCGGGACGGCGCTGCTGCTCGGCGACCTGTGCATGGCCTGGGCGGACGAGCTGCTGACCGGCTGCGGCCTGGAACCGGCGCGGCTCGCGGCGGCCCGCCCGTACTACGACGACATGCGCTCGGAAGTGTTCTACGGGCGGTACCTGGACCTGCTGGAGCAGGCGCGCGGGCCGTCTTCACCGCAGCGGTCGCTGACCGTCGCGCGGTACAAGACGGCCAAGTACACCGTCGAGCGCCCGTTGCAGCTCGGCGGCGCGCTCGCGGGGGCGCCACCGGAGCTGCTGGCGGCCTACTCGGCGTTCGGACTGGCGGCCGGCGAGGCGTTCCAGTTGCGCGACGACGTCCTCGGCACGTTCGGGGACCCGTCCGTCACCGGCAGGTCCCGGCTGGACGATCTGCGCGCAGGGAAGCCGACCGTCCTCATCGCGCACGCGCTGGAGCGCGCCGACCCCGCGCAGCGCCGCGTCATCGAGACGCTGCACGGCGATCGGGCGCTGGACGAGGACGGCGCCGCACGGCTCCGCGCGGTGATCACGGCGACCGGCGCGCCCGCGGCGGTCGAGGCGATGATCCGCGAGCGCGACGCGGCGGCGCTGGAGATCCTGGCCGCCGCGCCGGTGCCGGAGCAGGCCCGGCTCGCGCTCGAAGAACTGACGACCGCCGCGTTGCGCCGCACGGCGTGA
- a CDS encoding ABC transporter substrate-binding protein, protein MSAPRPETVWYTRCPVPTATGIAADQNWLADAFAPDGVAVRSLQEEDAGDRRAEHFRHRLATLIREGGNVPALWARSNGAPTRLVGLTWIEERQVVVARPGAGVHGPGDLKGLRLAIPRRSIEIDFWRAMALRGFDGALRRAGLTLADADLVDLDGDVLPGQWEAELAALRDGRVDAVYTKGAVAVETAARYGAEVAIDLDALPDRSARVNNGTPRPITVDQRLLDDHPDLVVRFLAVLLGAADWARDRPAEVARILGAETGSGPAGVAAAYRNASDLHADLSDERLTLLAGQEEFLRRHGFHDAPVDVSAWADPAPLAAARRLVPDLPFLSLEKP, encoded by the coding sequence ATGTCCGCACCCCGTCCCGAGACCGTCTGGTACACCCGCTGTCCCGTCCCCACCGCCACCGGCATCGCCGCAGATCAGAACTGGCTCGCCGATGCGTTCGCGCCCGACGGCGTCGCCGTCCGCTCGCTCCAGGAGGAGGACGCGGGCGACCGCCGCGCCGAGCACTTCCGGCACCGGCTCGCCACGCTGATCCGCGAGGGCGGCAACGTGCCCGCGCTGTGGGCACGGTCCAACGGCGCGCCGACCCGGCTCGTCGGGCTGACGTGGATCGAGGAGCGGCAGGTCGTCGTGGCGCGTCCCGGCGCGGGCGTCCACGGCCCCGGCGACCTCAAGGGGCTGCGGCTCGCGATCCCGCGCCGGAGCATCGAGATCGACTTCTGGCGGGCGATGGCGCTGCGCGGCTTCGACGGCGCGCTGCGCCGGGCCGGGCTGACCCTCGCCGACGCCGACCTCGTGGACCTGGACGGCGACGTCCTGCCCGGCCAGTGGGAGGCCGAACTCGCCGCCCTGCGCGACGGCCGCGTGGACGCCGTCTACACCAAGGGCGCGGTCGCCGTGGAGACCGCCGCCCGCTACGGCGCCGAGGTCGCCATCGACCTCGACGCCCTGCCCGACCGGAGCGCCCGCGTCAACAACGGCACGCCCCGGCCGATCACGGTCGACCAGCGGCTGCTGGACGACCACCCCGACCTCGTCGTCCGGTTCCTCGCCGTGCTGCTCGGCGCGGCGGACTGGGCGCGAGACCGGCCCGCCGAGGTCGCCCGCATCCTCGGCGCCGAGACCGGCTCGGGCCCCGCCGGGGTCGCCGCCGCCTACCGGAACGCGTCCGACCTGCACGCCGACCTGTCCGACGAGCGGCTGACCCTGCTCGCCGGCCAGGAGGAGTTCCTGCGCCGGCACGGCTTCCACGACGCCCCGGTGGACGTGTCCGCCTGGGCCGACCCCGCGCCGCTGGCCGCCGCCCGGCGCCTCGTCCCCGACCTCCCCTTCCTCTCCCTGGAGAAGCCATGA
- a CDS encoding SAM-dependent methyltransferase produces the protein MDERPVPGGIDVTTPNVARMYDYYLGGKDNYEADRAAAAEVLKSAPQAPALARENRAFLGRVVRYLARDAGVRQFLDVGAGLPTQGNVHEVARRETEDARVVYADNDPIVLTHGRALLGTTPGTVVVPGDLRDPSALLADPDLRAVLDLDEPVALLLISVLHCLDDEEDPWAAVAGFRDALPSGSHLAISHITAADHGAAATAGARVYRRANTGMTLRDRDAITRFFEGFDLVDPGVVRLTDWRPDSRTRNDLPTWYWCGVARKP, from the coding sequence GTGGACGAACGACCGGTTCCCGGCGGCATCGACGTCACCACACCCAACGTGGCCCGCATGTACGACTATTACCTGGGCGGCAAGGACAACTACGAGGCCGACCGCGCGGCCGCCGCCGAGGTGTTGAAAAGCGCCCCGCAGGCACCCGCGCTGGCCCGGGAGAACCGCGCGTTCCTGGGCCGGGTCGTCCGGTACCTGGCAAGGGACGCGGGCGTCCGCCAGTTCCTCGACGTGGGCGCGGGCCTGCCCACGCAGGGCAACGTCCACGAGGTGGCGCGCCGGGAGACCGAGGACGCGCGCGTCGTCTACGCCGACAACGACCCGATCGTCCTCACCCACGGCCGCGCCCTCCTCGGCACGACCCCCGGAACGGTCGTCGTCCCGGGCGACCTGCGCGACCCGTCCGCGCTCCTGGCCGACCCGGACCTGCGCGCCGTCCTGGACCTGGACGAACCGGTGGCCCTGCTGCTCATCTCGGTCCTGCACTGCCTGGACGACGAGGAAGACCCCTGGGCCGCCGTGGCCGGGTTCCGCGACGCCCTCCCGTCCGGCAGCCACCTGGCGATCTCCCACATCACCGCCGCCGACCACGGCGCCGCCGCGACCGCCGGCGCCCGCGTCTACCGCCGCGCCAACACCGGCATGACCCTCCGCGACCGCGACGCCATCACCCGCTTCTTCGAAGGCTTCGACCTGGTGGACCCGGGAGTCGTCCGCCTGACCGACTGGCGCCCCGATTCCCGCACCCGCAACGACCTCCCCACCTGGTACTGGTGCGGCGTAGCCCGCAAACCCTGA
- the sigJ gene encoding RNA polymerase sigma factor SigJ: MLDRTDGTEVFADHRELLFSVVYNLLGSVADTEDVLQDTWMAWTARCAGGEPIENPRAYLVRIAVNTALARQSAVSRRRETYVGPWLPEPVVTEPSAADDPAVRVEAVSMALLVVLETLSPLERAVFVLHEVFGYPHAEIAAILDRTPPAVRQLARRARAHVQARRPRFAPDRRLQRAVTERFLAAALGGDLAALLDLLAPDVTMWTDGGGKAKGAALRPVTGRDRVARMIAGGAARRVPADLEIRYRTVNGDPSAVLFDHDAPFAVMVIDLNTSGDRVAGIYAVTNPDKLSHLDDQD, from the coding sequence ATGCTCGACCGTACGGACGGCACCGAGGTGTTCGCCGACCACCGTGAACTGTTGTTCTCGGTGGTCTACAACCTGCTGGGCAGCGTCGCGGACACCGAGGACGTCTTGCAGGACACATGGATGGCATGGACGGCGCGGTGCGCGGGCGGCGAACCGATCGAGAACCCGCGCGCGTACCTCGTGCGGATCGCGGTGAACACGGCGCTGGCGCGGCAGTCGGCGGTGAGCCGCCGCCGGGAGACGTACGTGGGGCCGTGGCTGCCCGAACCGGTGGTGACCGAGCCGTCCGCCGCCGACGACCCGGCCGTCCGCGTCGAGGCGGTGTCGATGGCGCTGCTGGTCGTGCTGGAGACGCTGTCGCCGCTGGAACGCGCGGTGTTCGTCCTGCACGAGGTGTTCGGGTACCCGCACGCGGAGATCGCGGCGATCCTGGACCGGACGCCACCGGCCGTCCGGCAGCTCGCGCGGCGCGCCCGTGCGCACGTCCAGGCCCGGCGGCCCCGGTTCGCGCCGGACCGGCGGCTCCAGCGCGCGGTGACCGAGCGGTTCCTCGCGGCGGCGCTCGGCGGCGACCTCGCGGCCCTGCTCGACCTCCTTGCGCCGGACGTCACGATGTGGACCGACGGCGGCGGCAAGGCCAAGGGCGCCGCGCTGCGCCCGGTGACCGGACGGGACCGCGTGGCGCGGATGATCGCCGGGGGCGCGGCGCGGCGGGTGCCCGCCGACCTGGAGATCCGGTACCGGACGGTCAACGGCGACCCGTCGGCCGTGCTGTTCGACCACGACGCGCCGTTCGCCGTGATGGTCATCGACCTCAACACGTCGGGCGACCGGGTCGCCGGGATCTACGCCGTCACCAACCCGGACAAGCTCTCCCATCTGGACGACCAGGACTGA
- a CDS encoding ABC transporter substrate-binding protein: MTRIPARPTGLIAGVLAVLLAAAGCGGADAASGDVTFRVPDPGNSGVLALGKKDGSLAAALKAVHAKIAWTGSSGPFAPAAQEMNAGELDAAQGSITSAVAALGQKPGFKLFAAIAPDQVGEGILVAKDSPIRTVRDLIGKKVAVNKGGTAEYLLLKALEKEKIPADRVTRVYLNPAQTAPVFNSGKVDAWAVWSAYSIPEIATAGARFLVTGGQIGSQNYSVWAVRTGFAKDHPDVVKAFYQYLHDAGTKQIQNPSAYVNVFTKAGPQAVSGTALALTLDNARKGATAQPIGATDLANFATVAKFFADQKVTPAPVDVAPHVLDPAGTGS; the protein is encoded by the coding sequence ATGACCCGCATCCCCGCCCGTCCGACGGGCCTGATCGCCGGAGTCCTCGCCGTCCTGCTGGCCGCCGCGGGCTGCGGCGGCGCGGACGCGGCGTCCGGCGACGTGACGTTCCGCGTCCCCGATCCCGGCAACTCGGGCGTGCTGGCGCTCGGCAAGAAGGACGGCAGCCTCGCGGCGGCGCTCAAGGCCGTCCACGCCAAGATCGCCTGGACGGGCAGCAGCGGCCCGTTCGCCCCCGCCGCGCAGGAGATGAACGCCGGGGAGCTGGACGCGGCGCAGGGCTCGATCACCTCGGCCGTCGCCGCGCTCGGGCAGAAGCCCGGGTTCAAGCTGTTCGCGGCGATCGCGCCCGACCAGGTCGGCGAGGGGATCCTGGTGGCGAAGGACTCGCCGATCCGGACCGTCCGGGACCTCATCGGAAAGAAGGTGGCCGTCAACAAGGGCGGCACCGCCGAGTACCTGCTGCTCAAGGCGCTGGAGAAGGAGAAGATCCCGGCGGACCGGGTGACGCGGGTCTACCTCAACCCCGCGCAGACCGCGCCGGTGTTCAACTCCGGCAAGGTGGACGCGTGGGCCGTCTGGTCCGCCTACTCCATCCCCGAGATCGCGACGGCGGGTGCCCGGTTCCTCGTCACCGGCGGGCAGATCGGGTCGCAGAACTACTCGGTGTGGGCCGTCCGGACGGGCTTCGCCAAGGACCACCCGGACGTCGTCAAGGCGTTCTACCAGTACCTCCACGACGCCGGGACGAAGCAGATCCAGAACCCGTCCGCGTACGTCAACGTCTTCACCAAGGCCGGGCCGCAGGCCGTGAGCGGCACCGCGCTGGCGCTCACCCTCGACAACGCCCGCAAGGGCGCCACCGCGCAGCCGATCGGCGCGACCGACCTCGCCAACTTCGCGACCGTCGCGAAGTTCTTCGCCGACCAGAAGGTCACGCCCGCGCCGGTGGACGTGGCGCCGCACGTGCTCGACCCGGCCGGGACCGGGTCATGA
- a CDS encoding alpha/beta fold hydrolase has product MVWFVRAFRPGRVGASVVVAVLAGAAPVAAAPRPIAWHDCRAGPDDETGAQLAAVGARCGELSVPLDHARPDGPRITVAVARRPATDTARRLGTLVVNTGGPGPSRDGVVLMAAGLPPAAEHGAPAVAARYDLVGIDPRFFGASTPLTCGWPTGLYLRHAQLASPDRAAFARSTATARDLASRCAGHRDVLPHASTREIARDMDAVRAALGERTISYLGWSYGSYLGAVYAQMFPGRVGRLVLDSALDPGAYGPSVTRETAPADAAALRDWAAWAARRDDRYALGTTPARVLSVIDRIDRAAARRPLQVGRHRVDAATVPGLLLTVADTDAAYAEFSAQVRVLADAARGAPAAPTPDLEAKLSLYESDEVMPAFGFAALTANQCADRAAPPDPAAYYRDIRRHRAAEPLYGPLARDITPCAFWPSRPAEPPTRVTTGRPALIVGAEGDPVAPRPGQLALRRAMPGSRMITLAHAFRHGVYLFDGTPCVDDAVNAHLLGGSLPRTDITCTRP; this is encoded by the coding sequence ATGGTCTGGTTCGTCCGCGCGTTCCGTCCCGGTCGTGTCGGCGCGTCGGTGGTCGTCGCCGTGCTCGCCGGGGCCGCTCCGGTGGCCGCGGCGCCCCGGCCGATCGCCTGGCACGACTGCCGCGCCGGTCCCGACGACGAGACGGGCGCGCAGCTCGCGGCGGTGGGCGCGCGGTGCGGGGAACTCTCCGTCCCGCTCGACCACGCCCGGCCGGACGGGCCGAGGATCACCGTGGCCGTGGCGCGCCGTCCCGCCACCGACACCGCGCGCCGCCTCGGAACGCTGGTGGTCAACACGGGCGGCCCCGGCCCGTCGCGCGACGGCGTCGTCCTGATGGCCGCGGGCCTTCCGCCGGCCGCCGAGCACGGGGCCCCCGCCGTCGCGGCCCGCTACGACCTGGTCGGGATCGACCCGCGCTTCTTCGGCGCGAGCACGCCGCTGACCTGCGGCTGGCCCACCGGCCTCTACCTGCGCCACGCGCAGCTCGCGAGCCCGGACCGCGCCGCGTTCGCGCGCAGCACGGCGACCGCGCGCGACCTGGCCAGCCGCTGCGCGGGGCACCGGGACGTCCTGCCGCACGCGTCCACCCGCGAGATCGCCCGCGACATGGACGCCGTCCGCGCCGCGCTCGGCGAGCGGACGATCTCCTATCTCGGCTGGTCGTACGGCAGCTACCTCGGCGCGGTGTACGCGCAGATGTTCCCCGGGCGCGTCGGTCGTCTCGTCCTCGACAGCGCGCTCGACCCCGGCGCCTACGGGCCGTCCGTCACCCGGGAGACCGCCCCGGCCGACGCCGCCGCGCTGCGCGACTGGGCGGCCTGGGCGGCACGCCGCGACGACCGGTACGCGCTCGGCACGACGCCCGCGCGGGTCCTCTCGGTGATCGACCGCATCGACCGGGCCGCCGCGCGGCGTCCGCTCCAGGTCGGACGCCACCGGGTGGACGCGGCGACGGTCCCGGGCCTGCTGCTCACCGTGGCGGACACCGATGCGGCGTACGCGGAGTTCAGCGCGCAGGTCCGCGTCCTGGCCGACGCGGCGCGCGGCGCCCCGGCGGCCCCGACGCCCGACCTGGAGGCGAAACTGTCGCTCTACGAGAGCGACGAGGTCATGCCCGCGTTCGGCTTCGCCGCGCTGACCGCGAACCAGTGCGCCGACCGCGCGGCGCCGCCCGACCCGGCCGCCTACTACCGGGACATCCGGCGGCACCGCGCCGCCGAGCCGCTCTACGGGCCGCTGGCCCGGGACATCACGCCGTGCGCGTTCTGGCCGTCCCGTCCGGCCGAACCGCCCACCCGGGTCACCACCGGCCGTCCCGCCCTGATCGTCGGCGCCGAGGGGGACCCGGTGGCGCCGCGTCCCGGCCAGCTCGCTCTGCGCCGCGCGATGCCCGGCTCCCGGATGATCACGCTGGCGCACGCGTTCCGCCACGGCGTCTACCTCTTCGACGGCACGCCGTGCGTCGACGACGCCGTCAACGCCCACCTCCTCGGCGGCTCCCTCCCCCGGACGGACATCACGTGCACGCGCCCGTGA